GATCGGACAGGTGATAGGTGCCCTTGTCGTTCTGGGTGTGCAGACCGGGATAACGCCGGGTACGACTCCACACCCCACCGACGTCGGGTGCCTTCTCGAACACGGCGACGTCGAATCCGCTCTGCCGCAGCACCTTCGCTGCGCTCAGGCCGGCGAACCCAGCGCCGACGACGGCAATCCTCATGGCTTCCTCCGAAAGGCGTGAACCGCTGCCGGGAACCGCACCAGCGTTGACCGCACGCTAACGAGCAGACCGGAAAGGTCGCTATCCGTGGGACGCGGGCAGTATCCGCTGTACGCAGCCGGGCCGCCGGTTGTCGGGTCGGCGGCTTTCGCACGCTGTCCTGCCCGGTCACGCCTTATGGTCAGCGCATCAGGACGCCCGGGAGGTGTCGGATGGATGCTGTGACGGTCCGGACGGACGACGTCGAGCAGGCTCGCGCCGAGGTGGGCCGGGTCTTCTGTCCGCACCGGCTCACCCCCCAGACGGGCGTACGCAGCGTCCAACTGCGGATGGCGGCACGCCGGGTGGGCGGGGTGGGTGTCGTCGACCTCGACTACGGGCAGGCGGTGCGCATTCAACCGCCCGCACTGGAGACCTTCTACCTCGTTCAGATCCCCCGCGCCGGCAGCACGGTGGTCCGGCACGCCGGTCACACCGTGACCTCGACGCCCGGGGTCGCCTCCGTCCTGTCCCCGTACGACTCTTCGGACATGCAGTGGTCCGAGGGGTCACCGCACCAGATCTTCTACGCCGACCGGCGCACCGTCGACCGGGAACTCGCCCGCCTCCTGGGCCGCCCGTTGGACGAGCCGGTCCGCTTCGACATCGGCATGGTCATGACCACGTCGACCGCGCGGGCGTGGGCACGCGGGGTGGCGTTCCTCGCCGACGAGTTGTCACAGCCGACCGACGCGTCCCTGTTCGACCACCCGCAGGTCGCCGCCCGTTTCGAACAGGGGCTCATCGGCAAGCTGTTGCTGGCCCACCAGCACACCCATTCCGACCTGCTCGCCGAGCCGGGCCGCCACCCCAACCCCGGGCGCCTCGTCCGCCGGGCCTGCGCCCTGATCTCCGACCACCACAGCGAGGCACTGACCGTCGGTGATGTCGCGGAGGCGTTGCGGGTGAGCGTACGAACGCTGCAGGACTGCTTCCGCCGCGAGTTGCACACCACGCCGACGGCGTACCTGCGTGCCTGCCGGCTCGACGCGGTGCACCGCGCGCTGCGCGCGGGCGATCCCGGGGCGTCCGTCACGAGCATCGCCCTGCAACACGGCTTCGTGCACCTCGGCCGGTTCGCGACCGACTATCGGACGCGATTCGGCACCTCACCATCCGCGACGCTGCGCCAGTGACGGGCGGTCTCTAGGGATGACATACCGGACGCTCAGTCCTCCCATCCCAGGCGTCGGGCAGCCGCCCGCCATGCCGTCACGTCGGCGTGTGGCTCGTACCGCACGATCTGTTGCGTCGCGCGCAGCACGGACCGCAGCTCCGCCAGGCCACCACCGATCACGCCGAGGGCCCGGGCCTGCACCAGGGCGTTGCCCAGGGCGGTCGCCTCGACCGGCCCGGCGAGCACCGGCAGGCCGCAAGCGTCGGCGGTGAGTTGACAGAGCAGGTCGTTGCGGGCGCCACCGCCGACGACGTGCACGGCGTCGACGTGCCGCCCGGAGAGCTGCTGCGCCTGCTGGACAGCGCGCCGGTGCGCCAGCGCGAGACTGTCCAGGATGCACCGGACCGTGGCCGGCGGGCTGTCCGGCACGGGCTCCCCCGTACGCCGGCAAGCCTCGGCGATGCGGGCGGGCATGTCGCCGGGTGGCAGGAAGGTCGGGTCGTCCGGATCCACGACGGAGCGAAAGGCCGGTTTCTCGGCCGCCTGCCGGAGCAGAGCGGGCAGGTCCGTGGTGCCCCAGGTACGCAGCGACTCCTGCAGTGGCCAGAGGCCCATCACGTTACGCAGGTAGCGGATCGTGCCGTCGACACCGGATTCATTGGTGAAGTTGGCCCGCCGACTCGACTCGCTGAGCACGGGGGCGTGCAGCTCGACGCCGACCAGTGACCAGGTGCCGCAGGAGATGTAGGCGAAGTGCTCACCCTCCGCCGGCACCCCGACCACCGCCGAGGCCGTGTCGTGCGATCCCACCGCCACCACGTCGGGCGATCCGGGTAGGTCGAGCGTGGGCAGGACCGGGCCGATCCGGGTGCCCGGCTCGCGCAGCGGCGCGAACAGTTCGCCGCGAATCCCGGCGTCGGCCATCAGGTCGGTCGCCCAGGCGCGGCGACACAGGTCGTAGAGCTGGGTGGTGGAGGCGTTGGTGACCTCGGCGCCGACCTCACCGGTGAGCCAGTACGCGATGAGGTCCGGGATCAGCAGCAACCGGTGCGCGGCCTCCAGTTGGGGCGTACCGGCGGCGGCGGCGAGCTGGTAGAGGGTGTTGAACGGCAGGTGTTGCAGCCCCGTCGTGGCGTAGAGCCGCTCCGGTCCGAGTTGCTTCGCCACCCGGTCGCCGACGCCCTCGGTGCGCCCGTCGCGGTAGTGCACGGGGTTGCCGAGCAGAGCCCCGGTGGCGTCGAGTAGCCCGTAGTCCACCGCCCAGGTGTCGATGCCGATCCCGGCGACCGGGCCAGCGGCGCGCAGCCCTTCCAGGACGCCCTGGTAGAGCGCCAGGACGTCCCAGTGCAGGGTGCCCGCCACCCGCACGGGCTCGTTGCGGAACCGGTGGGCCTCGGTGAGCTCCAGCGTCCCCGGCCCGACGCGCGCGAGCATGACCCGGCCGCTGGACGCGCCCACGTCCACAGCGGCCAGTCGCAGCGCGGTCATCAGCGGAGGAAGGCCGCGGCGACACCGGCGTCCACCGGGACGTGCAGTCCCGTGGTGTGGGACAGCTCGCCGCCGGTGAGCACGAAGACCGCGTTGGCGACGTGCTCGGGCAGCACCTCGCGCTTGAGCAGCGTGCGCTGGGCGTAGAACTCGCCCAGCTTCTCCTCCGGCACGCCGTAGACGGCGGCCCGCTGGGCACCCCAGCCCCCGGCGAAGATGCCGGAGCCACGGACCACCCCGTCCGGGTTGACACCGTTGACCCGGATGCCGTGCCCGCCGAGTTCGGCGGCGAGGAGCCGGACCTGGTGCGCCTGGTCGGCCTTCGCCGCGCCGTACGCCACGTTGTTCGGACCGGCGAACAGGGAGTTCTTGCTGGAGATGTAGACGATGTCCCCGCCCATCCCCTGCGCCAGCAGCACCCGCGTGGCCTCCCGGGAGACGAGGAAGGAGCCCTTGGCCATCACGTCGTGCTGGACGTCCCAGTCCGCCTCGGTCGTCTCCAGCAGCGACCTGGACAGCGAGAGCCCCGCGTTGTTCACCACCAGGTCCACCCCGCCGAAGGCGAGCACGGCCTCGCGCAGAGCGTCAGCGACAGCCGTTGCGTCGCTGACGTCGGCCGCGACGGCGACTGCCACGTCCGCGCTGCCGATCTCGGCGGCCACGGCGGCGGCCGCCTCGGCGTCACGGTCGGCGACCACGACACACGCGCCCTCCGCGGCGAGCCGGTGGGCGATCGCCCGGCCGATCCCGGAGCCACCTCCGGTGACGAACGCGACCCGTGTGGCGAGGGCCTTCGGCTTCGGCATCCGCTGAAGCTTCGCCTCCTCCAGGGCCCAGTACTCGATCCGGAACTTCTCGGCCTCGTCGAT
The window above is part of the Micromonospora sp. LH3U1 genome. Proteins encoded here:
- a CDS encoding AraC family transcriptional regulator — protein: MDAVTVRTDDVEQARAEVGRVFCPHRLTPQTGVRSVQLRMAARRVGGVGVVDLDYGQAVRIQPPALETFYLVQIPRAGSTVVRHAGHTVTSTPGVASVLSPYDSSDMQWSEGSPHQIFYADRRTVDRELARLLGRPLDEPVRFDIGMVMTTSTARAWARGVAFLADELSQPTDASLFDHPQVAARFEQGLIGKLLLAHQHTHSDLLAEPGRHPNPGRLVRRACALISDHHSEALTVGDVAEALRVSVRTLQDCFRRELHTTPTAYLRACRLDAVHRALRAGDPGASVTSIALQHGFVHLGRFATDYRTRFGTSPSATLRQ
- a CDS encoding rhamnulokinase produces the protein MTALRLAAVDVGASSGRVMLARVGPGTLELTEAHRFRNEPVRVAGTLHWDVLALYQGVLEGLRAAGPVAGIGIDTWAVDYGLLDATGALLGNPVHYRDGRTEGVGDRVAKQLGPERLYATTGLQHLPFNTLYQLAAAAGTPQLEAAHRLLLIPDLIAYWLTGEVGAEVTNASTTQLYDLCRRAWATDLMADAGIRGELFAPLREPGTRIGPVLPTLDLPGSPDVVAVGSHDTASAVVGVPAEGEHFAYISCGTWSLVGVELHAPVLSESSRRANFTNESGVDGTIRYLRNVMGLWPLQESLRTWGTTDLPALLRQAAEKPAFRSVVDPDDPTFLPPGDMPARIAEACRRTGEPVPDSPPATVRCILDSLALAHRRAVQQAQQLSGRHVDAVHVVGGGARNDLLCQLTADACGLPVLAGPVEATALGNALVQARALGVIGGGLAELRSVLRATQQIVRYEPHADVTAWRAAARRLGWED